Proteins from one Lepidochelys kempii isolate rLepKem1 chromosome 6, rLepKem1.hap2, whole genome shotgun sequence genomic window:
- the TCIRG1 gene encoding V-type proton ATPase 116 kDa subunit a 3 isoform X5 translates to MEGDGATGNYFATSEVKKVQGDSAELLPGVSWAELRILVPWVGPLRRVPPAAARPSLSTMGSMFRSEEVCLAQLFLQSASAYACVSELGERGLVEFRDLNPNVNAFQRRFVGEVRRCEDMEKTFTFLHQELRKAGLALGPCPESPPAPLPRDALHIQEQSEQLAQELREVSRNRESLGRRLRELQEYAHVLREGQRFTGQLASLGSPARPRALSDQEPLLNPSMAPRLDVKINFVAGVIHPWRVTSFERLLWRACRGYLIANFVEMAEPMEDPATGESITWVIFLISYWGEQIGQKIRKISDCFHCHMYPYADREADRLEVLSGLLTQINDLTTVLGETEQYLSQVLQKVVLMLPAWRVKVQKMKAIYLILNQCSFNVIEKCLIAEVWCPVRDLPQVQEALCHGSHKSGSGVESFVHRIPSSESPPTLIRTNKFTTGFQSIVDAYGVASYQEVNPAPYTIITFPFLFAVMFGDVGHGLLMFLFALWMVLAESSPRLREARNEIWRTFFEGRYLILLMGAFSVYTGFIYNECFSKATAIFPSAWSVATMVKHSNWSSDYLASHAFLTLDPNVTGVFKGPYPFGIDPVWSLANNHLNFLNSFKMKMSVILGIIHMSFGVLLGVFNHLHFRQRYQVALVFLPEALFLLALFGYLVFMIFYKWIMFSAVNSLLAPSILIHFIDMFLFTENPDNHPLYPGQVTVQNVLVVLALASVPVLLLGTPLYLWCDHRRRGRPRLGQGPPGDAGERQPLLSSQEPGNSVNVTEADVEPGGHGPEPEFEFSEVFMHQAIHTIEYCLGCISNTASYLRLWALSLAHARWNSRTSSTWAPGTS, encoded by the exons atggagggggatgGTGCTACTGGAAACTATTTTGCAACCTCCGAGGTCAAAAAAGTCCAGGGTGACTCAGCCGAGCTGCTGCCGGGTGTCTCGTGGGCAGAGCTGCGGATCCTTGTTCCCTGGGTGGGTCCCTTACGCCGCGTGCCCCCCGCAGCTGCAAGGCCATCCCTGAG CACCATGGGCTCCATGTTCCGCAGCGAGGAGGTCTGCCTGGCCCAGCTCTTCCTGCAGTCGGCCTCGGCCTACGCCTGCGTCAGCGAGCTGGGCGAGAGGGGGCTTGTGGAGTTCAGAGAC ctcaACCCCAATGTCAACGCCTTCCAGCGGCGCTTCGTGGGTGAGGTGCGGCGTTGCGAGGACATGGAGAAAACCTTCA CGTTCCTGCACCAGGAGCTGCGGAAGGCAGGGCTGGCACTGGGGCCCTGCCCTGAAAGCCCCCCGGCCCCTCTGCCCCGTGATGCCCTGCACATCCAGGAGCAGTCCGAGCAGCTGGCCCAGGAGCTACGCGAAGTGAGCCGCAACCGGGAGTCGCTGGGCCGGCGCCTGCGGGAGCTGCAGGAGTATGCGCATGTCCTGCGTGAGGGGCAGCGCTTCACCGGCCAGCTG gCATCACTGGGCTCCCCTGCCCGGCCCCGCGCCCTCTCAGACCAGGAGCCCCTGCTCAACCCGTCCATGGCACCGCGTCTCGATGTCAAAATCAA ctttgtgGCGGGCGTGATCCACCCATGGCGGGTGACCTCCTTTGAGCGGCTGCTGTGGCGTGCCTGCCGCGGGTACCTCATCGCCAACTTTGTGGAGATGGCGGAGCCCATGGAGGACCCAGCCACA GGTGAGAGCATCACCTGGGTTATCTTCCTCATTTCCTACTGGGGGGAGCAGATCGGACAGAAAATCCGCAAGATCTCGGACTG CTTCCACTGCCACATGTATCCCTACGCCGACAGGGAGGCCGACCGGCTGGAGGTGCTGAGTGGGCTGCTCACCCAGATCAATGACCTCACCACG gtgctgggggagacGGAGCAGTACCTGTCCCAGGTGCTGCAGAAGGTGGTGCTGATGCTGCCAGCCTGGCGCGTGAAGGTGCAGAAGATGAAGGCCATCTACCTCATCCTCAACCAGTGCAGCTTCAACGTCATCGAGAAGTGCCTCATCGCCGAGGTGTGGTGCCCCGTGCGTGACCTGCCACAGGTGCAGGAGGCCTTGTGCCACGGATCG CACAAGAGCGGCTCAGGGGTGGAGTCGTTCGTGCACCGGATCCCCAGTTCTGAGAGCCCTCCCACCCTCATCCGCACCAACAAGTTCACCACTGGCTTCCAGAGCATCGTTGACGCCTATGGGGTCGCCAGTTACCAGGAGGTGAACCCGG CGCCCTACACCATCATCacattccccttcctgtttgctgtCATGTTCGGGGACGTGGGCCACGGGCTGCTGATGTTCCTTTTTGCCCTCTGGATGGTGctggctgagagcagcccccgcCTGAGGGAGGCGCGCAACGAG atCTGGCGGACGTTCTTTGAGGGGCGCTACCTGATTCTGCTCATGGGGGCCTTCTCCGTCTACACCGGCTTCATCTACAATGAGTGCTTCAGCAAGGCAACCGCCATCTTCCCCTCCGCCTGGAGTGTGGCCACCATGGTCAAACACTCCAACTGGAG CTCCGACTACTTAGCCAGCCACGCCTTCCTCACCCTGGACCCCAACGTCACTGGAGTCTTCAAGGGGCCCTACCCCTTCGGGATCGACCCG GTCTGGAGCCTGGCCAACAACCACCTGAACTTCCTGAACTCCTTCAAGATGAAGATGTCAGTGATTCTGGGCATCATCCACATGAGCTTTGGGGTGCTGCTCGGTGTCTTCAACCACCT GCACTTCAGGCAGCGGTACCAGGTGGCACTGGTCTTCCTGCCCGAGGCGCTCTTCCTGCTGGCGCTCTTTGGCTACCTCGTCTTCATGATCTTCTACAAGTGGATCATGTTCAGTGCTGTCAActccctgctggcacccagcATCCTCATCCACTTCATCGACATGTTCCTGTTCACTGAGAACCCTGACAACCACCCGCTGTATCCGGGACAG gtGACGGTGCAGAATGTCCTGGTCGTCCTGGCTCTGGCCTCTGTGCCTGTCCTGCTCCTGGGCACGCCCTTGTACCTGTGGTGCGATCACCGCCGCAGGGGGCGCCCTCGTCTTGGG CAGGGCCCACCTGGGGACGCCGGGGAGCGTCAGCCGCTGCTGAGCTCGCAGGAGCCGGGGAACTCGGTGAACGTTACGGAGGCTGACGTGGAGCCTGGCGGGCATGGCCCTGAGCCTGAG TTTGAATTCTCTGAAGTCTTCATGCACCAGGCCATCCACACCATCGAGTATTGCCTGGGCTGCATCTCCAACACGGCCTCCTACCTGCGCCTGTGGGCGCTCAGCCTGGCCCATGCAC GGTGGAATTCCAGAACAAGTTCTACGTGGGCACCGGGTACAAGCTGA
- the TCIRG1 gene encoding V-type proton ATPase 116 kDa subunit a 3 isoform X1, translating into MEGDGATGNYFATSEVKKVQGDSAELLPGVSWAELRILVPWVGPLRRVPPAAARPSLSTMGSMFRSEEVCLAQLFLQSASAYACVSELGERGLVEFRDLNPNVNAFQRRFVGEVRRCEDMEKTFTFLHQELRKAGLALGPCPESPPAPLPRDALHIQEQSEQLAQELREVSRNRESLGRRLRELQEYAHVLREGQRFTGQLASLGSPARPRALSDQEPLLNPSMAPRLDVKINFVAGVIHPWRVTSFERLLWRACRGYLIANFVEMAEPMEDPATGESITWVIFLISYWGEQIGQKIRKISDCFHCHMYPYADREADRLEVLSGLLTQINDLTTVLGETEQYLSQVLQKVVLMLPAWRVKVQKMKAIYLILNQCSFNVIEKCLIAEVWCPVRDLPQVQEALCHGSHKSGSGVESFVHRIPSSESPPTLIRTNKFTTGFQSIVDAYGVASYQEVNPAPYTIITFPFLFAVMFGDVGHGLLMFLFALWMVLAESSPRLREARNEIWRTFFEGRYLILLMGAFSVYTGFIYNECFSKATAIFPSAWSVATMVKHSNWSSDYLASHAFLTLDPNVTGVFKGPYPFGIDPVWSLANNHLNFLNSFKMKMSVILGIIHMSFGVLLGVFNHLHFRQRYQVALVFLPEALFLLALFGYLVFMIFYKWIMFSAVNSLLAPSILIHFIDMFLFTENPDNHPLYPGQVTVQNVLVVLALASVPVLLLGTPLYLWCDHRRRGRPRLGQGPPGDAGERQPLLSSQEPGNSVNVTEADVEPGGHGPEPEFEFSEVFMHQAIHTIEYCLGCISNTASYLRLWALSLAHAQLSEVLWTMVMRNGFLMHVYVGGVLLVPVFAFFAVLTVAILLVMEGLSAFLHALRLHWVEFQNKFYVGTGYKLSPFAFPADSWE; encoded by the exons atggagggggatgGTGCTACTGGAAACTATTTTGCAACCTCCGAGGTCAAAAAAGTCCAGGGTGACTCAGCCGAGCTGCTGCCGGGTGTCTCGTGGGCAGAGCTGCGGATCCTTGTTCCCTGGGTGGGTCCCTTACGCCGCGTGCCCCCCGCAGCTGCAAGGCCATCCCTGAG CACCATGGGCTCCATGTTCCGCAGCGAGGAGGTCTGCCTGGCCCAGCTCTTCCTGCAGTCGGCCTCGGCCTACGCCTGCGTCAGCGAGCTGGGCGAGAGGGGGCTTGTGGAGTTCAGAGAC ctcaACCCCAATGTCAACGCCTTCCAGCGGCGCTTCGTGGGTGAGGTGCGGCGTTGCGAGGACATGGAGAAAACCTTCA CGTTCCTGCACCAGGAGCTGCGGAAGGCAGGGCTGGCACTGGGGCCCTGCCCTGAAAGCCCCCCGGCCCCTCTGCCCCGTGATGCCCTGCACATCCAGGAGCAGTCCGAGCAGCTGGCCCAGGAGCTACGCGAAGTGAGCCGCAACCGGGAGTCGCTGGGCCGGCGCCTGCGGGAGCTGCAGGAGTATGCGCATGTCCTGCGTGAGGGGCAGCGCTTCACCGGCCAGCTG gCATCACTGGGCTCCCCTGCCCGGCCCCGCGCCCTCTCAGACCAGGAGCCCCTGCTCAACCCGTCCATGGCACCGCGTCTCGATGTCAAAATCAA ctttgtgGCGGGCGTGATCCACCCATGGCGGGTGACCTCCTTTGAGCGGCTGCTGTGGCGTGCCTGCCGCGGGTACCTCATCGCCAACTTTGTGGAGATGGCGGAGCCCATGGAGGACCCAGCCACA GGTGAGAGCATCACCTGGGTTATCTTCCTCATTTCCTACTGGGGGGAGCAGATCGGACAGAAAATCCGCAAGATCTCGGACTG CTTCCACTGCCACATGTATCCCTACGCCGACAGGGAGGCCGACCGGCTGGAGGTGCTGAGTGGGCTGCTCACCCAGATCAATGACCTCACCACG gtgctgggggagacGGAGCAGTACCTGTCCCAGGTGCTGCAGAAGGTGGTGCTGATGCTGCCAGCCTGGCGCGTGAAGGTGCAGAAGATGAAGGCCATCTACCTCATCCTCAACCAGTGCAGCTTCAACGTCATCGAGAAGTGCCTCATCGCCGAGGTGTGGTGCCCCGTGCGTGACCTGCCACAGGTGCAGGAGGCCTTGTGCCACGGATCG CACAAGAGCGGCTCAGGGGTGGAGTCGTTCGTGCACCGGATCCCCAGTTCTGAGAGCCCTCCCACCCTCATCCGCACCAACAAGTTCACCACTGGCTTCCAGAGCATCGTTGACGCCTATGGGGTCGCCAGTTACCAGGAGGTGAACCCGG CGCCCTACACCATCATCacattccccttcctgtttgctgtCATGTTCGGGGACGTGGGCCACGGGCTGCTGATGTTCCTTTTTGCCCTCTGGATGGTGctggctgagagcagcccccgcCTGAGGGAGGCGCGCAACGAG atCTGGCGGACGTTCTTTGAGGGGCGCTACCTGATTCTGCTCATGGGGGCCTTCTCCGTCTACACCGGCTTCATCTACAATGAGTGCTTCAGCAAGGCAACCGCCATCTTCCCCTCCGCCTGGAGTGTGGCCACCATGGTCAAACACTCCAACTGGAG CTCCGACTACTTAGCCAGCCACGCCTTCCTCACCCTGGACCCCAACGTCACTGGAGTCTTCAAGGGGCCCTACCCCTTCGGGATCGACCCG GTCTGGAGCCTGGCCAACAACCACCTGAACTTCCTGAACTCCTTCAAGATGAAGATGTCAGTGATTCTGGGCATCATCCACATGAGCTTTGGGGTGCTGCTCGGTGTCTTCAACCACCT GCACTTCAGGCAGCGGTACCAGGTGGCACTGGTCTTCCTGCCCGAGGCGCTCTTCCTGCTGGCGCTCTTTGGCTACCTCGTCTTCATGATCTTCTACAAGTGGATCATGTTCAGTGCTGTCAActccctgctggcacccagcATCCTCATCCACTTCATCGACATGTTCCTGTTCACTGAGAACCCTGACAACCACCCGCTGTATCCGGGACAG gtGACGGTGCAGAATGTCCTGGTCGTCCTGGCTCTGGCCTCTGTGCCTGTCCTGCTCCTGGGCACGCCCTTGTACCTGTGGTGCGATCACCGCCGCAGGGGGCGCCCTCGTCTTGGG CAGGGCCCACCTGGGGACGCCGGGGAGCGTCAGCCGCTGCTGAGCTCGCAGGAGCCGGGGAACTCGGTGAACGTTACGGAGGCTGACGTGGAGCCTGGCGGGCATGGCCCTGAGCCTGAG TTTGAATTCTCTGAAGTCTTCATGCACCAGGCCATCCACACCATCGAGTATTGCCTGGGCTGCATCTCCAACACGGCCTCCTACCTGCGCCTGTGGGCGCTCAGCCTGGCCCATGCAC AGCTGTCGGAGGTGCTGTGGACCATGGTGATGCGGAACGGCTTCCTGATGCATGTCTACGTGGGCGGGGTGCTGCTTGTGCCCGTCTTCGCCTTCTTCGCCGTGCTGACGGTGGCCATCCTGCTGGTGATGGAGGGGCTGTCGGCTTTCCTGCACGCCCTGCGCCTGCACTG GGTGGAATTCCAGAACAAGTTCTACGTGGGCACCGGGTACAAGCTGAGCCCCTTCGCCTTCCCCGCCGACAGCTGGGAGTAG
- the TCIRG1 gene encoding V-type proton ATPase 116 kDa subunit a 3 isoform X2: MEGDGATGNYFATSEVKKVQGDSAELLPGVSWAELRILVPWVGPLRRVPPAAARPSLSTMGSMFRSEEVCLAQLFLQSASAYACVSELGERGLVEFRDLNPNVNAFQRRFVGEVRRCEDMEKTFTFLHQELRKAGLALGPCPESPPAPLPRDALHIQEQSEQLAQELREVSRNRESLGRRLRELQEYAHVLREGQRFTGQLASLGSPARPRALSDQEPLLNPSMAPRLDVKINFVAGVIHPWRVTSFERLLWRACRGYLIANFVEMAEPMEDPATGESITWVIFLISYWGEQIGQKIRKISDCFHCHMYPYADREADRLEVLSGLLTQINDLTTVLGETEQYLSQVLQKVVLMLPAWRVKVQKMKAIYLILNQCSFNVIEKCLIAEVWCPVRDLPQVQEALCHGSHKSGSGVESFVHRIPSSESPPTLIRTNKFTTGFQSIVDAYGVASYQEVNPAPYTIITFPFLFAVMFGDVGHGLLMFLFALWMVLAESSPRLREARNEIWRTFFEGRYLILLMGAFSVYTGFIYNECFSKATAIFPSAWSVATMVKHSNWSSDYLASHAFLTLDPNVTGVFKGPYPFGIDPVWSLANNHLNFLNSFKMKMSVILGIIHMSFGVLLGVFNHLHFRQRYQVALVFLPEALFLLALFGYLVFMIFYKWIMFSAVNSLLAPSILIHFIDMFLFTENPDNHPLYPGQVTVQNVLVVLALASVPVLLLGTPLYLWCDHRRRGRPRLGGPPGDAGERQPLLSSQEPGNSVNVTEADVEPGGHGPEPEFEFSEVFMHQAIHTIEYCLGCISNTASYLRLWALSLAHAQLSEVLWTMVMRNGFLMHVYVGGVLLVPVFAFFAVLTVAILLVMEGLSAFLHALRLHWVEFQNKFYVGTGYKLSPFAFPADSWE; this comes from the exons atggagggggatgGTGCTACTGGAAACTATTTTGCAACCTCCGAGGTCAAAAAAGTCCAGGGTGACTCAGCCGAGCTGCTGCCGGGTGTCTCGTGGGCAGAGCTGCGGATCCTTGTTCCCTGGGTGGGTCCCTTACGCCGCGTGCCCCCCGCAGCTGCAAGGCCATCCCTGAG CACCATGGGCTCCATGTTCCGCAGCGAGGAGGTCTGCCTGGCCCAGCTCTTCCTGCAGTCGGCCTCGGCCTACGCCTGCGTCAGCGAGCTGGGCGAGAGGGGGCTTGTGGAGTTCAGAGAC ctcaACCCCAATGTCAACGCCTTCCAGCGGCGCTTCGTGGGTGAGGTGCGGCGTTGCGAGGACATGGAGAAAACCTTCA CGTTCCTGCACCAGGAGCTGCGGAAGGCAGGGCTGGCACTGGGGCCCTGCCCTGAAAGCCCCCCGGCCCCTCTGCCCCGTGATGCCCTGCACATCCAGGAGCAGTCCGAGCAGCTGGCCCAGGAGCTACGCGAAGTGAGCCGCAACCGGGAGTCGCTGGGCCGGCGCCTGCGGGAGCTGCAGGAGTATGCGCATGTCCTGCGTGAGGGGCAGCGCTTCACCGGCCAGCTG gCATCACTGGGCTCCCCTGCCCGGCCCCGCGCCCTCTCAGACCAGGAGCCCCTGCTCAACCCGTCCATGGCACCGCGTCTCGATGTCAAAATCAA ctttgtgGCGGGCGTGATCCACCCATGGCGGGTGACCTCCTTTGAGCGGCTGCTGTGGCGTGCCTGCCGCGGGTACCTCATCGCCAACTTTGTGGAGATGGCGGAGCCCATGGAGGACCCAGCCACA GGTGAGAGCATCACCTGGGTTATCTTCCTCATTTCCTACTGGGGGGAGCAGATCGGACAGAAAATCCGCAAGATCTCGGACTG CTTCCACTGCCACATGTATCCCTACGCCGACAGGGAGGCCGACCGGCTGGAGGTGCTGAGTGGGCTGCTCACCCAGATCAATGACCTCACCACG gtgctgggggagacGGAGCAGTACCTGTCCCAGGTGCTGCAGAAGGTGGTGCTGATGCTGCCAGCCTGGCGCGTGAAGGTGCAGAAGATGAAGGCCATCTACCTCATCCTCAACCAGTGCAGCTTCAACGTCATCGAGAAGTGCCTCATCGCCGAGGTGTGGTGCCCCGTGCGTGACCTGCCACAGGTGCAGGAGGCCTTGTGCCACGGATCG CACAAGAGCGGCTCAGGGGTGGAGTCGTTCGTGCACCGGATCCCCAGTTCTGAGAGCCCTCCCACCCTCATCCGCACCAACAAGTTCACCACTGGCTTCCAGAGCATCGTTGACGCCTATGGGGTCGCCAGTTACCAGGAGGTGAACCCGG CGCCCTACACCATCATCacattccccttcctgtttgctgtCATGTTCGGGGACGTGGGCCACGGGCTGCTGATGTTCCTTTTTGCCCTCTGGATGGTGctggctgagagcagcccccgcCTGAGGGAGGCGCGCAACGAG atCTGGCGGACGTTCTTTGAGGGGCGCTACCTGATTCTGCTCATGGGGGCCTTCTCCGTCTACACCGGCTTCATCTACAATGAGTGCTTCAGCAAGGCAACCGCCATCTTCCCCTCCGCCTGGAGTGTGGCCACCATGGTCAAACACTCCAACTGGAG CTCCGACTACTTAGCCAGCCACGCCTTCCTCACCCTGGACCCCAACGTCACTGGAGTCTTCAAGGGGCCCTACCCCTTCGGGATCGACCCG GTCTGGAGCCTGGCCAACAACCACCTGAACTTCCTGAACTCCTTCAAGATGAAGATGTCAGTGATTCTGGGCATCATCCACATGAGCTTTGGGGTGCTGCTCGGTGTCTTCAACCACCT GCACTTCAGGCAGCGGTACCAGGTGGCACTGGTCTTCCTGCCCGAGGCGCTCTTCCTGCTGGCGCTCTTTGGCTACCTCGTCTTCATGATCTTCTACAAGTGGATCATGTTCAGTGCTGTCAActccctgctggcacccagcATCCTCATCCACTTCATCGACATGTTCCTGTTCACTGAGAACCCTGACAACCACCCGCTGTATCCGGGACAG gtGACGGTGCAGAATGTCCTGGTCGTCCTGGCTCTGGCCTCTGTGCCTGTCCTGCTCCTGGGCACGCCCTTGTACCTGTGGTGCGATCACCGCCGCAGGGGGCGCCCTCGTCTTGGG GGCCCACCTGGGGACGCCGGGGAGCGTCAGCCGCTGCTGAGCTCGCAGGAGCCGGGGAACTCGGTGAACGTTACGGAGGCTGACGTGGAGCCTGGCGGGCATGGCCCTGAGCCTGAG TTTGAATTCTCTGAAGTCTTCATGCACCAGGCCATCCACACCATCGAGTATTGCCTGGGCTGCATCTCCAACACGGCCTCCTACCTGCGCCTGTGGGCGCTCAGCCTGGCCCATGCAC AGCTGTCGGAGGTGCTGTGGACCATGGTGATGCGGAACGGCTTCCTGATGCATGTCTACGTGGGCGGGGTGCTGCTTGTGCCCGTCTTCGCCTTCTTCGCCGTGCTGACGGTGGCCATCCTGCTGGTGATGGAGGGGCTGTCGGCTTTCCTGCACGCCCTGCGCCTGCACTG GGTGGAATTCCAGAACAAGTTCTACGTGGGCACCGGGTACAAGCTGAGCCCCTTCGCCTTCCCCGCCGACAGCTGGGAGTAG
- the TCIRG1 gene encoding V-type proton ATPase 116 kDa subunit a 3 isoform X3 has translation MEGDGATGNYFATSEVKKVQGDSAELLPGVSWAELRILVPWVGPLRRVPPAAARPSLSTMGSMFRSEEVCLAQLFLQSASAYACVSELGERGLVEFRDLNPNVNAFQRRFVGEVRRCEDMEKTFTFLHQELRKAGLALGPCPESPPAPLPRDALHIQEQSEQLAQELREVSRNRESLGRRLRELQEYAHVLREGQRFTGQLASLGSPARPRALSDQEPLLNPSMAPRLDVKINFVAGVIHPWRVTSFERLLWRACRGYLIANFVEMAEPMEDPATGESITWVIFLISYWGEQIGQKIRKISDCFHCHMYPYADREADRLEVLSGLLTQINDLTTVLGETEQYLSQVLQKVVLMLPAWRVKVQKMKAIYLILNQCSFNVIEKCLIAEVWCPVRDLPQVQEALCHGSHKSGSGVESFVHRIPSSESPPTLIRTNKFTTGFQSIVDAYGVASYQEVNPAPYTIITFPFLFAVMFGDVGHGLLMFLFALWMVLAESSPRLREARNEIWRTFFEGRYLILLMGAFSVYTGFIYNECFSKATAIFPSAWSVATMVKHSNWSSDYLASHAFLTLDPNVTGVFKGPYPFGIDPVWSLANNHLNFLNSFKMKMSVILGIIHMSFGVLLGVFNHLHFRQRYQVALVFLPEALFLLALFGYLVFMIFYKWIMFSAVNSLLAPSILIHFIDMFLFTENPDNHPLYPGQVTVQNVLVVLALASVPVLLLGTPLYLWCDHRRRGRPRLGFEFSEVFMHQAIHTIEYCLGCISNTASYLRLWALSLAHAQLSEVLWTMVMRNGFLMHVYVGGVLLVPVFAFFAVLTVAILLVMEGLSAFLHALRLHWVEFQNKFYVGTGYKLSPFAFPADSWE, from the exons atggagggggatgGTGCTACTGGAAACTATTTTGCAACCTCCGAGGTCAAAAAAGTCCAGGGTGACTCAGCCGAGCTGCTGCCGGGTGTCTCGTGGGCAGAGCTGCGGATCCTTGTTCCCTGGGTGGGTCCCTTACGCCGCGTGCCCCCCGCAGCTGCAAGGCCATCCCTGAG CACCATGGGCTCCATGTTCCGCAGCGAGGAGGTCTGCCTGGCCCAGCTCTTCCTGCAGTCGGCCTCGGCCTACGCCTGCGTCAGCGAGCTGGGCGAGAGGGGGCTTGTGGAGTTCAGAGAC ctcaACCCCAATGTCAACGCCTTCCAGCGGCGCTTCGTGGGTGAGGTGCGGCGTTGCGAGGACATGGAGAAAACCTTCA CGTTCCTGCACCAGGAGCTGCGGAAGGCAGGGCTGGCACTGGGGCCCTGCCCTGAAAGCCCCCCGGCCCCTCTGCCCCGTGATGCCCTGCACATCCAGGAGCAGTCCGAGCAGCTGGCCCAGGAGCTACGCGAAGTGAGCCGCAACCGGGAGTCGCTGGGCCGGCGCCTGCGGGAGCTGCAGGAGTATGCGCATGTCCTGCGTGAGGGGCAGCGCTTCACCGGCCAGCTG gCATCACTGGGCTCCCCTGCCCGGCCCCGCGCCCTCTCAGACCAGGAGCCCCTGCTCAACCCGTCCATGGCACCGCGTCTCGATGTCAAAATCAA ctttgtgGCGGGCGTGATCCACCCATGGCGGGTGACCTCCTTTGAGCGGCTGCTGTGGCGTGCCTGCCGCGGGTACCTCATCGCCAACTTTGTGGAGATGGCGGAGCCCATGGAGGACCCAGCCACA GGTGAGAGCATCACCTGGGTTATCTTCCTCATTTCCTACTGGGGGGAGCAGATCGGACAGAAAATCCGCAAGATCTCGGACTG CTTCCACTGCCACATGTATCCCTACGCCGACAGGGAGGCCGACCGGCTGGAGGTGCTGAGTGGGCTGCTCACCCAGATCAATGACCTCACCACG gtgctgggggagacGGAGCAGTACCTGTCCCAGGTGCTGCAGAAGGTGGTGCTGATGCTGCCAGCCTGGCGCGTGAAGGTGCAGAAGATGAAGGCCATCTACCTCATCCTCAACCAGTGCAGCTTCAACGTCATCGAGAAGTGCCTCATCGCCGAGGTGTGGTGCCCCGTGCGTGACCTGCCACAGGTGCAGGAGGCCTTGTGCCACGGATCG CACAAGAGCGGCTCAGGGGTGGAGTCGTTCGTGCACCGGATCCCCAGTTCTGAGAGCCCTCCCACCCTCATCCGCACCAACAAGTTCACCACTGGCTTCCAGAGCATCGTTGACGCCTATGGGGTCGCCAGTTACCAGGAGGTGAACCCGG CGCCCTACACCATCATCacattccccttcctgtttgctgtCATGTTCGGGGACGTGGGCCACGGGCTGCTGATGTTCCTTTTTGCCCTCTGGATGGTGctggctgagagcagcccccgcCTGAGGGAGGCGCGCAACGAG atCTGGCGGACGTTCTTTGAGGGGCGCTACCTGATTCTGCTCATGGGGGCCTTCTCCGTCTACACCGGCTTCATCTACAATGAGTGCTTCAGCAAGGCAACCGCCATCTTCCCCTCCGCCTGGAGTGTGGCCACCATGGTCAAACACTCCAACTGGAG CTCCGACTACTTAGCCAGCCACGCCTTCCTCACCCTGGACCCCAACGTCACTGGAGTCTTCAAGGGGCCCTACCCCTTCGGGATCGACCCG GTCTGGAGCCTGGCCAACAACCACCTGAACTTCCTGAACTCCTTCAAGATGAAGATGTCAGTGATTCTGGGCATCATCCACATGAGCTTTGGGGTGCTGCTCGGTGTCTTCAACCACCT GCACTTCAGGCAGCGGTACCAGGTGGCACTGGTCTTCCTGCCCGAGGCGCTCTTCCTGCTGGCGCTCTTTGGCTACCTCGTCTTCATGATCTTCTACAAGTGGATCATGTTCAGTGCTGTCAActccctgctggcacccagcATCCTCATCCACTTCATCGACATGTTCCTGTTCACTGAGAACCCTGACAACCACCCGCTGTATCCGGGACAG gtGACGGTGCAGAATGTCCTGGTCGTCCTGGCTCTGGCCTCTGTGCCTGTCCTGCTCCTGGGCACGCCCTTGTACCTGTGGTGCGATCACCGCCGCAGGGGGCGCCCTCGTCTTGGG TTTGAATTCTCTGAAGTCTTCATGCACCAGGCCATCCACACCATCGAGTATTGCCTGGGCTGCATCTCCAACACGGCCTCCTACCTGCGCCTGTGGGCGCTCAGCCTGGCCCATGCAC AGCTGTCGGAGGTGCTGTGGACCATGGTGATGCGGAACGGCTTCCTGATGCATGTCTACGTGGGCGGGGTGCTGCTTGTGCCCGTCTTCGCCTTCTTCGCCGTGCTGACGGTGGCCATCCTGCTGGTGATGGAGGGGCTGTCGGCTTTCCTGCACGCCCTGCGCCTGCACTG GGTGGAATTCCAGAACAAGTTCTACGTGGGCACCGGGTACAAGCTGAGCCCCTTCGCCTTCCCCGCCGACAGCTGGGAGTAG